In Gemmata obscuriglobus, a single genomic region encodes these proteins:
- a CDS encoding type II toxin-antitoxin system HicB family antitoxin: protein MPKKYIVTDGELVLELEAAEEGGYTVTAPYIKGLVTEADTLEEAFEMAKDAMTALAESRENSRVAKSIVIK from the coding sequence ATGCCAAAGAAATACATCGTCACCGACGGCGAGTTGGTGCTCGAACTCGAAGCCGCTGAAGAAGGCGGATATACGGTAACCGCACCCTACATTAAGGGACTCGTGACCGAAGCGGACACGCTGGAAGAAGCCTTTGAAATGGCGAAAGATGCCATGACGGCGCTAGCAGAATCACGCGAGAACTCGCGTGTCGCCAAGTCAATTGTTATAAAATAA